The region GCTCGCGCAGCCGGGCGGCGTTCTTGTCTGCCGCGGTCCGCAGTTCCTCGGCGGAGGTGCGGGCGTCGGCCAGGGCGCGGTCGGCGTCGGCGCGGAGGCCGGCGGCCACCTTCTCGGCTCCGGCCCGTACCTGCGCGGCCTGGCCGTCCGCGCTCTCGCGCATCCGGCCGGCCTCGCTCCGTGCCCGCTCCAGCACCTGTTCGGCGTCGGTGGTGGCCCGGGTGCGGGTCTGGGCCGCGGTGCGCTCCGCACCGGCCAGCAGCTCGGCGCGCTGCGTCTCCGTGTCGGAGATGATCTTCGTGGCGGCCTGCGCGGCCTCGGTGCGGACCTTGTCGGCGTGCGTGGCCGCCGTGGTGGTGACCTCCTGCGCCTGGCGGTGGGCGTCGGCGAGCAGCTGCTCGACTGTCGCCTTGGCGTCGGCGAGGACCTTCTCCGCCTCACTGGCCGCCGTCGCCGCGACGGTGTCGGCCTGGCGGCGCGCGTCGGCGAGCAGCTGCTCCGCCGCCGTCTCGGCGGCTGCGCGGACCTGGTCGGCGTCGGCGACCGCGGTGGTGGCGGCCTCCGTGCGGACCCGGTCGGCGTCCGTCGCGGCGGCGGCCAGGAGTCGGGTCTGCTCCGCCTTGGCGGCCTCGGTGATCGAGGTCGCCTCGGTGCGGGCGCCGTCCAGCAGCTCGGTGGCGAGCACCTGGCCGTCGGCGAGGATCCGCGCGACGTCGTCGGCGGCCTGGTCCCGGAGGTCGGCGGCGCGGTCGGCGGCGTCGGCCAGGACCGGGTCGGCCTCCGGGTGCACCAGCGGGACGGTGGTCTCGGGGGCGGCGGCCTGGGCAGGGATGGAGGCCGGCGTCGCCGGGGTCTTGGCGTGCCCGTTGCGGGGCTTCGGGTTCGCCGCGGGGCGCCGGCGGCGGGTGGCGGGCTTGGTGGCCACGGGGGGGGTCCTCTCTCTTCCGGGCGCCTCGTGCAAGAGGTCACGGTGGATCTACGGCGGTGGGTAAGGTTGTGACCAGGCCCTCCGGAACCCCGGCAGCTCTGATGCCGAGGTCCCGGAGGGCCGTTGTGCTGGAGTGATTCAGCGCCGGACGGGCAACGCGCTGTTGTGCTGCGCGAGGTGCTGGCGCAGCCAGGCGACGGCGGCCGGGGTCATCGCCCCGGTGTCCGGCTCGCTCAGCGGCGCGGTGTCGATGTCGCGCATCGCGTCCGTCGCCGGGAGCGGCCTCATGTAGTCGGGGTCGATCCCGCCGCGGGCGCGGTTGCCGCTCGCGTTGAGTTCTATGAGGTCGTAGAGGAGCCGGTGGTTGTGGACGTTCGTCCAGGACCGCTCCACCCGGCCGATGAACGTGTGGCCGGGCAGCCCGAGCCAGAACCGCTCGACGTCGCGGAACAGGACCAGGTCCCCCTTGAGGTAGCGGGTCTGCGGTCGTACGGCGGGCTGCGTCTGCTGTGCCATGGGCTCTCCTCGTATCGCGTGTACCGGCGCAGGGCCGGCGGTCCGGTCTGTCCGGCTCCCCGTCACCGCCCGACCCGGCCGCCGTAGTCGGCGGTCGGTGCGGGCGGATCAGGCAACTGGCAGTCGGGTCACTGCGCGGCGGTGGTCACCTCGTCGCGGGTGGGGAAGTTGCGGCGGCCGTCGTCCATGCGGACCGTCAGGTGGCCGCCGGTGTGGACCTCTTCGACGGTTCCCTGGGCCCCTGCCTGGTGGCGGGTGCCGAGCGCCTCGATGTCCGTGGTGAGCTTGATGCGGTCTCCGCGCATGGCCATCCCTTCGTGGTCCGGACTGTCCGGCTCCCTGTCACCGCCCGCACCGACCGCCGACTACGGCGGCCGGGTCGGGCGGATCGGGCAGCCGTCAGGCCGCGACCGCGGCGAGGGGCCGGTGCGGGGCGATGATCTGGCCGTCGGGCAGCAGTTCCCCGGTGTCCTCAAACAGCACCAGGGCGTTGCACAGCAGGCTCCAGCCCTGCTCCGG is a window of Streptomyces sp. NBC_00654 DNA encoding:
- a CDS encoding DUF5999 family protein: MCKHTPKCPTAASPDREAAQVVAAHPEQGWSLLCNALVLFEDTGELLPDGQIIAPHRPLAAVAA